A window of Rhizobium acidisoli contains these coding sequences:
- a CDS encoding ATP-binding protein: MVTIDSLRREDRNSAPGWRSVVRWLRRRLPTGLYARSLLIIIIPMVLLQSVVAAVFMERHWQMVTERLSLAVTRDIAAIIEIIETYPQNSDYNEIIRIARDQLSLQISIEPDGDLPPPRVKPFFSILDGILSDEITDEIHRPFWIDTVGNSNLVEIRIKLDNKILRVLTKRSQTYASNTHIFIVWMVGTSLVLIGISILFLRGQIRPILTLARAAESFGKGQKPDNFYPRGADEVRRAGLAFILMRERIERQIEQRTAMLSGVSHDLRTILTRFKLQLALAGDNPDLHGLNDDVDDMQAMLEAYTAFARGEVEEDVGELKLSEVFAKLESDFALHGKTFSYSIEGDDDISVRPNAFMRLVTNLASNARRYAGRLDIEAKHSAKWLTVIFDDDGPGIPEKNREDVFKPFFRLDAARNLDASGTGLGLAIARDIARSHGGNVTLGDSPLGGLRATIRIPA; the protein is encoded by the coding sequence ATGGTGACGATCGACAGCTTGCGGCGGGAAGACCGCAATTCTGCGCCAGGCTGGCGCTCGGTCGTCCGCTGGCTGCGCCGGCGGCTGCCGACCGGGCTTTACGCGCGCTCGCTGCTCATCATCATCATTCCGATGGTGCTGCTGCAATCCGTCGTCGCCGCCGTCTTCATGGAGCGCCACTGGCAGATGGTGACGGAGCGGCTGTCGCTTGCCGTCACCCGTGACATCGCCGCGATTATCGAGATCATCGAGACCTACCCGCAGAATTCTGACTATAACGAGATCATCCGTATCGCCCGCGATCAGCTCAGCCTGCAGATCTCAATCGAGCCGGATGGCGACCTGCCGCCGCCGCGCGTCAAGCCGTTCTTCTCGATCCTCGACGGCATCCTCAGCGACGAGATCACCGACGAGATTCACCGGCCTTTCTGGATCGACACTGTCGGCAACTCGAACCTCGTCGAGATCCGCATCAAGCTCGACAACAAGATCCTCAGGGTGCTGACCAAGCGCAGCCAGACCTATGCCTCGAACACGCATATCTTCATCGTCTGGATGGTCGGCACCTCGCTGGTGCTGATCGGCATCTCGATCCTCTTCCTGCGTGGGCAAATCCGGCCAATCCTGACCTTGGCGCGCGCGGCCGAAAGCTTCGGCAAGGGGCAGAAACCCGATAATTTCTATCCGCGCGGCGCCGACGAGGTCCGGCGTGCCGGCCTTGCCTTTATCCTGATGCGCGAGCGAATCGAGCGGCAGATCGAGCAGCGCACCGCGATGCTATCCGGCGTCAGCCATGATCTGCGCACTATCCTCACCCGCTTCAAGCTGCAGCTGGCACTTGCCGGCGACAATCCCGACCTGCATGGGCTGAACGACGACGTCGACGATATGCAGGCCATGCTGGAGGCCTATACGGCCTTCGCACGCGGCGAGGTCGAAGAGGATGTCGGCGAGCTGAAACTCAGCGAGGTCTTCGCAAAGCTGGAATCCGATTTCGCCCTGCACGGCAAGACATTCAGCTATTCGATCGAAGGCGATGACGACATATCCGTCAGGCCGAACGCTTTCATGCGTCTCGTCACCAACCTTGCCTCGAATGCGCGGCGTTATGCCGGCAGGCTCGACATCGAGGCCAAGCACAGTGCCAAATGGTTGACGGTCATCTTCGACGACGACGGGCCGGGCATTCCGGAAAAGAATCGCGAGGACGTGTTCAAGCCGTTCTTCCGGCTGGACGCGGCGCGCAACCTCGACGCCTCGGGCACCGGGCTCGGCCTTGCGATCGCCCGCGATATCGCCCGCAGTCACGGCGGCAACGTCACCCTTGGCGACAGCCCGCTCGGCGGGCTGAGAGCAACGATCCGCATTCCGGCCTAA
- a CDS encoding winged helix-turn-helix transcriptional regulator, protein MVYCIRSKEGTRTIYTHLEVTDLSDMFDFCSSMTDEQDARARELIERAAAKWPLRILHVLSDAGAPLRFSRLMERVEGISQKVLTQTLRTLERDGLIIRTLYPQVPPRVEYELTPLGRDLLIQVAALWRWIVERLGDFDARKAVRLTVAGV, encoded by the coding sequence ATGGTCTATTGTATCCGATCGAAAGAAGGTACCCGGACGATCTATACACACCTTGAGGTAACTGACTTGAGCGACATGTTCGATTTCTGCTCCTCCATGACGGACGAACAGGATGCGCGCGCCCGCGAACTGATCGAGCGCGCGGCGGCGAAATGGCCGCTGCGCATCCTGCACGTGCTCTCCGATGCCGGCGCACCCTTGCGCTTCTCGCGCCTCATGGAGAGGGTCGAGGGCATCAGCCAGAAAGTGCTGACGCAGACGCTGCGCACTCTCGAAAGAGACGGCCTCATCATCCGCACGCTCTATCCGCAAGTGCCGCCGCGCGTTGAATATGAGTTGACGCCGCTCGGACGCGACCTCCTCATACAGGTCGCAGCGCTTTGGCGCTGGATCGTCGAACGGCTTGGCGATTTCGATGCGCGCAAGGCCGTGAGGCTGACTGTGGCAGGCGTTTAG